From Osmerus eperlanus chromosome 16, fOsmEpe2.1, whole genome shotgun sequence:
tctgtctctctctgtgtctctctctgtctatgtctctctctgtctctctctgtgtctgtctctgtctctctgtctttgtgtctgtctgtctttgtctctctctctctgtctctctctctttgtctctctctttctctatcaacCTCTGTTCACATTTTGTGTTATGTAATTTCTCACCTTGCCATGTAGTGGTGAAATTGGTGCTTACCTGTGCTAGAGACAGTCTGTGTGTCCGATGAACGTGGCTACACATGGTTTCTATACATATACAATACAtaaggtggctgagtggtgagggagtcgggctagtaatctgaaggttgccagttcgattcccggctgtgccaaatgacgttgtgtccttgggcaaggcacttcaccccacttgcttcggggggaatgtccctgtacttactgtaagtcgtctgctaaatgactaaatgtaatgtaatgtatacaTATACAATACATAAAGATTGTTTGCATAATGGTTATACAAGTGTCAGTGTTGCGAAACAGTTGAACATGCCACTTTAAACAGTACAAATGTTGGAGCATGACACCTGTGTACCCACTAGGGGTCTCACTTGCATTCATGTTTGGTAAAGTCAGacagactctctcacacacactctctctcacacacacacacactcttgtgaCTCTGCCTTCTGTTGAGGAACACCTAAGGTGTCTCCCTTCTCACCAATCATCCATAATGAGAATAACTGATAGCAAATCTATATGCAAGCAAGGGGGTGGGCCAGAATTTTGCACAAGGAAAGGGTAGTTTGGTATCTACACAGATTAAAATACTTAACTCAAACCACAGAGATCTCCGAGGtgtatttttttccctctctctctctgtctctccctctctctgtctctgtccctctgtgtctttgtctctctctctttctctctcaacctctgtTCACATTTTGTGTTATTGCTCTCCTCCAGGTTGAAGTAAGAAGATGCAGGCTCTACAAGTGCTCTCACTGACTCTGCTGTCCGTCCTGGCAGCCAGCGCTCAGACCTTTGTTTCTGGAAAATGCCCCAACCCTCCCGTCCAGGCCAACTTCGATACAGCCAGGGTGACAACTCTATCTAACTAAGCAGTATAAAGTACTATTGGTTTGATGGGATCTGTAGCTCTCAATTAACCACATTtaaatgtagtcatttagcagacgctcttatccagggcgacttacagtaagtacagggacattcccccaaggcaagtagggtgaagtgtcttgcccaaggacacaacgtcattttggcacgaccaggaatcaaactggcttccttcggattactagcccgaatccctaaccgctcaccaACCTGACTCACTTTTCCTCCTTCAATGAAAACAAATCTCCACATACAAACCAGAACAGACATTGTCTTTACCAGTCTACCCAGTAACATTGTCATGTTGTCCCTTAACCTCTGCAGTACCTGGGCAGGTGGTATGAGATTCAGAAACTGCCTGCCGTCTTCCAGAAGGGGGAGTGCAGCCAGGCTACCTACAGCCTGCAGAGCCCTGGAGTGGTTGCTGTTCTGAACGAGGAGCTGCTGTGAGTAGACTGACCCCAAACGGGACTTCTGTCAGACACGGTTAGGCATTAATGgtgcttctcttttttccttGCTCTGgctctctttttccatctctctctctctctctctctctctctctctctctctctctctctctctctctctctctctctctctctctctctctctctctctctctctctctctctctctctctcactcactcactcactcactcactcactcactctgtctgtttctttctatgctttcactctctctattctctttcTGTCAGCGATGATGGAACCATCAACGCCATCTCTGGCACTGCCATGGCCATGGACCCTGCAGAGCCTGCAAAGCTAGGAGTCAGCTTCTTTGAGGGTAGGGATATTATAATCAAAATACTTTTTCATTTCAAAATCATCTCAGACAAATTCCATAAATGTTCAGCAAGTTTGATTTCTGTATTCCTCTTTTCTTTTGGAGCAAAAGtacaactcccccccccttcacggTTTTTCATCACCCTCCCCCTCATGCAggctcccctccttctccttacTGGGTGCTGTCCACCGACTACGACAGCTACACCCTGGTCTACGCCTGCACTGACTTCCTGGGCCTGCTGCACGTGGACTTTGCCTGGATCATGAGCAGAGAGAGGACCCTCTCCGCCGACACCGTGGAGGAGCTGCGCAGCATCCTGAGGTCTCACGGCATCCCTGCTGACAAGCTCCAGGTCACCGACCAGAGCATCTGCAGCAGCATGcctcagtgacagagagactcctgagtgagggagaggagttggAATACTTGTAATGATTTTCCTGTCCTTTGATTCAATGAACCTCCTTTATTAAATGTCTTAATAATAAGATgtgttttgagagagagagagagagagagagagagagagagagagagagagagagagagactttagTCTGGGCTAGAGAAGCCAAATGGCTGGGTATCTGACAAGAGGTGCATATACAATGTAGTTGATCTGCTTGGTTGTGCTTGTAATGTCTGTGTACATCTGTGCAATACAACTGCAACTGGAAAAGAGAGTGGTGTTCTGCTGTCTCATTTGAGGTGTTTTATGTTTTCCTGAATCTTCACATTTCACATG
This genomic window contains:
- the LOC134036895 gene encoding apolipoprotein D-like — encoded protein: MQALQVLSLTLLSVLAASAQTFVSGKCPNPPVQANFDTARYLGRWYEIQKLPAVFQKGECSQATYSLQSPGVVAVLNEELLDDGTINAISGTAMAMDPAEPAKLGVSFFEGSPPSPYWVLSTDYDSYTLVYACTDFLGLLHVDFAWIMSRERTLSADTVEELRSILRSHGIPADKLQVTDQSICSSMPQ